Proteins encoded together in one Coffea arabica cultivar ET-39 chromosome 2c, Coffea Arabica ET-39 HiFi, whole genome shotgun sequence window:
- the LOC113727990 gene encoding uncharacterized protein, which yields MASSSSPRLASYSCERRPRLLKDFLTDDSAPSCSSNGRFMNSFHKNSSNTQLLRSRSKATSISISAIHKASEMVINAIKFLPFASMVKSHSILPRSISRKLSRSRDHKDSKLAPVVPGAEEVSVATPKIKDILRWKSFRDVVEELSTSWYERDFTAEDLPSWGGDQNTEFMDHNRKKMEGQFSIDENELHSPVSVLDNSPFREDGGFVSFFNRSIDTMERRKCILMQRIEEFESLAKLETFDLEEGLATEEDSIAEELDEESNAVEAKARELLSQVKATASSAKRFEADENHLLLDFFRHELAVTTSKRQEDAEPAGYELLRLAKSWIGREHCDGTFDWEKAEASLRDVENGLRWDKFDEEQQELGRELEIHVLNYLLDELLSDLVIQLSSGKQF from the exons ATggcttcatcttcatcacccAGACTTGCTTCATATTCTTGTGAGAGGCGACCGCGGTTGCTCAAAGATTTTCTCACAGATGATTCAGCACCGTCGTGTTCTTCAAATGGCCGTTTCATGAATTCGTTTCACAAGAATTCATCCAATACTCAGCTACTCAGAAGTCGTTCGAAAGCCACTTCTATTTCAATCTCTGCCATCCACAAGGCTTCAGAAATGGTGATAAATGCCATTAAGTTTTTACCGTTTGCTTCCATGGTGAAATCTCATTCCATTTTACCAAGAAGCATTTCGCGCAAGCTATCCAGAAGCAGGGATCATAAAGACAGTAAACTTGCTCCTGTTGTTCCTGGGGCTGAAGAGGTCTCAGTGGCTACACCCAAAATCAAGGACATTTTACGATGGAAATCATTCAGGGACGTGGTGGAAGAACTTTCAACCAGCTGGTATGAGAGGGATTTTACTGCTGAAGATTTACCTTCATGGGGTGGTGATCAAAATACTGAGTTCATGGACCACAACAGGAAAAAAATGGAG GGGCAATTTTCAATTGATGAGAacgagctacacagcccagtttCAGTTCTTGATAACTCACCATTTCGCGAAGATGGAGGATTCGTTTCTTTCTTCAATCGAAGCATTGATACCATGGAAA GGAGGAAATGTATACTTATGCAAAGGATCGAAGAGTTTGAAAGTCTTGCTAAACTGGAGACCTTTGACTTGGAGGAAGGACTTGCCACCGAAGAAGATTCCATAGCCGAAGAATTGGATGAAGAATCAAATGCAGTGGAAGCAAAGGCCAGGGAATTACTGAGCCAAGTCAAAGCAACTGCCTCCTCGGCCAAGAGATTTGAAGCTGATGAAAACCATCTATTACTGGATTTCTTTAGGCATGAATTGGCTGTTACTACAAGCAAAAGGCAAGAAGATGCTGAACCAGCTGGTTATGAACTTCTGAGACTAGCAAAATCTTGGATAGGCAGGGAACATTGCGATGGTACATTTGATTGGGAGAAGGCAGAGGCCTCTCTTAGGGATGTGGAAAATGGACTCAGATGGGACAAGTTTGATGAGGAGCAGCAAGAGCTCGGCCGTGAGCTGGAGATTCATGTCTTGAATTATCTGTTGGATGAGCTTCTTTCTGATCTTGTAATTCAGTTGAGCTCAGGCAAAcaattttaa
- the LOC113727992 gene encoding flap endonuclease GEN-like 1 yields MGIGGHFWELLKPYARHEGFDFLRNKRVAVDLSYWIVQHETAIKAHTRDPHLRLTFFRTINLFSKFGAFPVFVLDGTPSPLKSQARIQRFFRASGIDLSSLPVAEGGISVQRNQAFKKCVQECVELLELLGMPVLKAKGEAEALCAQLNREGHVDACITADSDAFLFGAKCVIKRLHPNSKEPFECYHMVDIEAGLGLQRKHLIAISLLVGNDHDMNGVRGIGVDTALRFVKTFSEDEILNRLREIGRGDKIVIPGYLNSEGDSVHSLEEAYHKPKLLHCSLCGHPGSRKAHLKSACQYCSSVTGEGCLKKPQGFKCHCSACNLEQKAKEQQKKENWQLKICKKIALEPNFPNLEIVEMYLRDKNGIDDNHQIVWANPKTEMLIDYLAYSQHWEPSYIRQRMLPFLSTIFLREMASDPKTELLCGQYAFHSIHRMKVRYGHQLYVVKWRKASRTVADAVYTTPEEPNAQQELGEANDSIDLLDEVDVPQIHIDDGCWYLLTDEDMELVRNAFPEKVDQFLKEQVLREMKSKRKKPKSESTPGVQLSITEFYRSSKVVCGKKPRENADEGSENKSGSSDRERKGKSPNFSKSARRRLLFG; encoded by the exons ATGGGGATTGGAGGTCACTTCTGGGAATTGCTAAAACCCTATGCCAGACATGAAGGCTTCGACTTCTTGAGAAATAAAAGGGTTGCTGTAGACCTCTCTTATTGGATCGTCCAACATGAGACCGCCATCAAAGCCCACACTCGTGATCCTCACCTCAGACTCACCTTTTTCCGTACCATTAATCTTTTCTCTAAg TTTGGGGCATTTCCAGTATTCGTACTGGATGGGACCCCATCGCCTTTGAAGTCTCAAGCAAGAATCCAGCGATTTTTTCGAGCGTCCGGCATTGATTTGTCGAGTTTGCCAGTAGCTGAAGGGGGCATTTCTGTTCAAAGGAACCAGGCATTTAAGAAATGCGTCCAAGAATGTGTT GAATTACTTGAACTTCTTGGAATGCCGGTTCTGAAAGCAAAAGGGGAGGCTGAAGCATTGTGTGCCCAATTAAATAGAGAAGGACATGTTGATGCATGCATTACTGCTGACAGTGATGCATTTCTCTTTGGGGCGAAATGCGTCATTAAACGCCTCCACCCTAACTCCAAG GAGCCATTTGAGTGCTACCATATGGTGGACATCGAGGCCGGTCTTGGACTCCAGAGAAAACACTTGATTGCAATTTCTCTTTTGGTTGGGAATGACCACGATATGAATGGTGTACGAGGGATTGGTGTTGATACAGCACTGCGCTTTGTCAAAACTTTTAGCGAAGATGAGATTCTGAATAG GCTGCGTGAAATTGGCAGAGGCGACAAGATTGTCATCCCTGGGTATCTCAACTCAGAAGGTGATTCTGTACATAGTTTAGAGGAGGCCTATCATAAGCCAAAACTTCTTCATTGTTCACTATGTGGTCATCCAGGAAGCAGAAAAGCTCATCTCAAGTCTGCTTGTCAATATTGCAGTTCTGTCACTGGTGAAGGTTGCTTAAAAAAACCACAGGGGTTCAAATGCCACTGCTCTGCCTGCAATTTG GAGCAAAAAGCCAAAgagcagcaaaagaaagaaaattggcaACTAAAGATTTGCAAGAAGATTGCTTTGGAGCCTAATTTCCCAAATTTGGAGATTGTGGAAATGTACTTGAGAGATAAGAATGGAATAG ATGATAATCATCAAATAGTATGGGCAAATCCCAAAACAGAAATGCTGATTGATTATCTAGCTTATTCTCAGCATTGGGAGCCATCTTATATACGACAGAGAATGCTTCCATTTCTGTCAACTATTTTCTTGAGAGAGATGGCGTCAGATCCAAAGACTGAGTTGTTATGCGGCCAATATGCTTTTCATTCTATTCACCGCATGAAAGTTAGATATGGACATCAACTCTACGTAGTTAAATGGAGGAAAGCTTCAAGAACAGTGGCTGATGCTGTTTACACGACCCCTGAAGAACCCAATGCACAGCAGGAGCTCGGGGAAGCCAATGACTCCATAGATCTATTAGACGAGGTAGATGTTCCCCAGATTCACATTGATGATGGTTGCTGGTACTTATTGACTGATGAAGATATGGAGCTCGTCCGAAATGCCTTCCCTGAAAAAGTGGATCAATTTCTGAAAGAACAG GTATTAAGAGAAATGAAGtcaaagagaaagaaaccaaaaTCAGAATCAACACCAGGTGTCCAGCTCAGCATCACAGAGTTTTACCGTTCATCTAAAGTTGTTTGTGGAAAAAAGCCTCGGGAGAATGCAGATGAAGGTTCAGAGAACAAGTCAGGATCTTCTgatagagagagaaaaggaaagagtCCTAATTTCTCCAAGTCAGCCAGGCGTCGCCTGTTGTTTGGATAA
- the LOC113727991 gene encoding prefoldin subunit 6-like isoform X1, which yields MASSTALRELQRDLENKANDLSKLQKDIAKNHQVRKKYTIQLGENELVLKELELLNEDANVFKLIGPVLVKQDLAEARANVRKRIDYISAELKRLDATLQDLEDKQKSKQETVFKLQQKVQSFQAGKGKA from the exons ATGGCTTCATCTACAGCTCTCCGAGAGTTACAGCGGGACCTGGAGAACAAAGCCAACGATCTCAGCAAACTTCAAAAAG ATATTGCGAAGAATCACCAAGTCCGGAAGAAGTACACGATTCAGCTCGGCGAAAATGAGCTCGTTCTCAAA GAATTGGAATTGTTGAATGAAGATGCAAATGTTTTCAAGTTGATAGGACCGGTGCTAGTAAAGCAGGATTTAGCAGAGGCCAGAGCCAATGTCCGGAAGCGAATTGATTACATCTCGGCTGAATT GAAGCGTTTGGATGCTACTCTTCAGGATTTGGAAGACAAGCAAAAGAGCAAGCAAGAAACG GTTTTCAAATTACAACAGAAAGTCCAGTCGTTCCAGGCTGGAAAGGGCAAGGCATAA
- the LOC113727991 gene encoding prefoldin subunit 6-like isoform X2, which translates to MASSTALRELQRDLENKANDLSKLQKDIAKNHQVRKKYTIQLGENELVLKLIGPVLVKQDLAEARANVRKRIDYISAELKRLDATLQDLEDKQKSKQETVFKLQQKVQSFQAGKGKA; encoded by the exons ATGGCTTCATCTACAGCTCTCCGAGAGTTACAGCGGGACCTGGAGAACAAAGCCAACGATCTCAGCAAACTTCAAAAAG ATATTGCGAAGAATCACCAAGTCCGGAAGAAGTACACGATTCAGCTCGGCGAAAATGAGCTCGTTCTCAAA TTGATAGGACCGGTGCTAGTAAAGCAGGATTTAGCAGAGGCCAGAGCCAATGTCCGGAAGCGAATTGATTACATCTCGGCTGAATT GAAGCGTTTGGATGCTACTCTTCAGGATTTGGAAGACAAGCAAAAGAGCAAGCAAGAAACG GTTTTCAAATTACAACAGAAAGTCCAGTCGTTCCAGGCTGGAAAGGGCAAGGCATAA